The following coding sequences lie in one Drosophila sulfurigaster albostrigata strain 15112-1811.04 chromosome 2R, ASM2355843v2, whole genome shotgun sequence genomic window:
- the LOC133836512 gene encoding globin CTT-VI codes for MNSDEVQIIKKTWEIPVATPTDSGAAILALFFNRYPSNLEKFPFRDVPPAELSTNSRFRAHAGRIIRVFDESIQVLGQDGDLEKLDEIWTKIATSHIPRKISKESYNQLKEVILEVLTAACSLSESQAQAWAKLVDHVYDIIFKAINDDGDAI; via the exons ATGAACAGTGATGAGGTTCAAATAATCAAGAAGACATGGGAGATTCCCGTGGCGACACCAACAGACTCTGGGGCTGCTATACTCGCTTTGTTTTTCAATCGCTATCCGTCCAACTTGGAGAAATTTCCATTCCGTGATGTACCACCGGCCGAATTAAGC ACTAATTCACGCTTTAGGGCGCATGCCGGACGCATCATTCGCGTTTTCGATGAGTCCATTCAGGTGCTTGGACAGGATGGTGACCTGGAGAAGCTGGATGAGATATGGACTAAGATTGCTACCAGCCACATACCACGCAAAATCTCCAAAGAGTCTTATAAC CAACTGAAAGAGGTAATTCTGGAAGTGCTCACGGCTGCATGCAGTCTGAGTGAGAGTCAAGCACAAGCGTGGGCTAAACTGGTGGATCATGTCTACGATATCATCTTCAAGGCCATTAATGATGATGGAGATGCCATCTGA
- the LOC133836511 gene encoding endoribonuclease CG2145 isoform X1: MDIEQQHQQQQPQTSSSNRCDSEKCQKLKRFVIIALLITIGILSWHFYEYFHSKPLPKLPDDVLALSRTLFAEESAPSKYLFKVNLQGKTSSGARDDRAPQPLFELHNDLLARDANSTTSLLLRLFNNYEIDVSVPEQITEEHKQEQLDFLRSVMNTRVMKLSMRFLVKKNVVSDDYDDQLKLLQDLWFTPYSRGKGVIGSSSFEHIFLAENRENSVLGLHNWLYFAEQEQQGHVDYKGWIKRADTGRQHQFALSLRFAFFGIQKPYSGFLVGTSPELEMSLYTVCFLVTPEREPCEIQLGSAKLSIVSHVWNWKGKRLIASAYVSIP, from the exons atggacATAgaacagcagcaccaacagcaacagccccaaacgagcagcagcaacagatgTGACAGCGAGAAATGTCAAAAACTTAAAAGATTTGTGATTATTGCCCTGCTGATCACGATTGGCATTTTGAGTTGGCATTTCTACG AGTACTTCCACAGCAAACCTCTACCCAAACTGCCAGATGATGTGCTGGCCTTATCGCGGACTCTTTTTGCCGAAGAATCGGCCCCCAGCAAATATCTCTTTAAGGTAAATTTGCAGGGCAAGACAAGCTCTGGGGCACGCGATGATCGCGCACCACAACC TCTTTTTGAACTTCACAACGATTTACTAGCGAGGGATGCCAATTCTACTACAAGTCTATTGCTACGCCTCTTTAACAACTACGAAATAGATGTCAGCGTGCCAGAGCAGATAACTGAAGAGCATAAGCAAGAACAACTGGATTTTTTGCGTAGTGTGATGAATACCCGAGTCATGAAGCTCTCCATGCGCTTCCTAGTGAAGAAGa atGTGGTCAGCGACGACTATGATGATCAACTAAAGCTACTTCAAGACCTTTGGTTCACACCATACTCGCGTGGAAAAGGTGTTATAGGCAGCTCCAGCTTTGAGCACATATTCCTAGCAGAAAATCGAGAAAATTCTGTTCTTGGTTTGCACAATTGGCTGTACTTTGCAGAGCAGGAGCAACAGGGTCATGTGGACTACAAAGGTTGGATAAAGCGAGCTGATACGGGGAGA caacaCCAATTCGCATTGTCACTTCGTTTTGCATTCTTTGGTATACAAAAGCCGTATAGTGGTTTCTTGGTGGGCACGTCGCCGGAACTGGAGATGAGTTTATACACGGTCTGCTTTTTAGTTACTCCCGAAAGGGAACCTTGCGAAATTCAACTAGGTTCCGCTAAGCTAAGTATTGTGTCTCACGTGTGGAATTGGAAAGGCAAGCGACTGATAGCAAGCGCTTATGTTTCGATTCCATAA
- the LOC133836511 gene encoding endoribonuclease CG2145 isoform X2, producing the protein MMCWPYRGLFLPKNRPPANISLSLFELHNDLLARDANSTTSLLLRLFNNYEIDVSVPEQITEEHKQEQLDFLRSVMNTRVMKLSMRFLVKKNVVSDDYDDQLKLLQDLWFTPYSRGKGVIGSSSFEHIFLAENRENSVLGLHNWLYFAEQEQQGHVDYKGWIKRADTGRQHQFALSLRFAFFGIQKPYSGFLVGTSPELEMSLYTVCFLVTPEREPCEIQLGSAKLSIVSHVWNWKGKRLIASAYVSIP; encoded by the exons ATGATGTGCTGGCCTTATCGCGGACTCTTTTTGCCGAAGAATCGGCCCCCAGCAAATATCTCTTTAAG TCTTTTTGAACTTCACAACGATTTACTAGCGAGGGATGCCAATTCTACTACAAGTCTATTGCTACGCCTCTTTAACAACTACGAAATAGATGTCAGCGTGCCAGAGCAGATAACTGAAGAGCATAAGCAAGAACAACTGGATTTTTTGCGTAGTGTGATGAATACCCGAGTCATGAAGCTCTCCATGCGCTTCCTAGTGAAGAAGa atGTGGTCAGCGACGACTATGATGATCAACTAAAGCTACTTCAAGACCTTTGGTTCACACCATACTCGCGTGGAAAAGGTGTTATAGGCAGCTCCAGCTTTGAGCACATATTCCTAGCAGAAAATCGAGAAAATTCTGTTCTTGGTTTGCACAATTGGCTGTACTTTGCAGAGCAGGAGCAACAGGGTCATGTGGACTACAAAGGTTGGATAAAGCGAGCTGATACGGGGAGA caacaCCAATTCGCATTGTCACTTCGTTTTGCATTCTTTGGTATACAAAAGCCGTATAGTGGTTTCTTGGTGGGCACGTCGCCGGAACTGGAGATGAGTTTATACACGGTCTGCTTTTTAGTTACTCCCGAAAGGGAACCTTGCGAAATTCAACTAGGTTCCGCTAAGCTAAGTATTGTGTCTCACGTGTGGAATTGGAAAGGCAAGCGACTGATAGCAAGCGCTTATGTTTCGATTCCATAA